In a genomic window of Melanotaenia boesemani isolate fMelBoe1 chromosome 1, fMelBoe1.pri, whole genome shotgun sequence:
- the tssc4 gene encoding protein TSSC4: MTNHRHPGDDVDELSASDESEPEEQPSRAPFDPELDHSGDDGEVLAPAAAPTAQSSFILSGASSAFSHRSRSIFHSLDSLERQPASSLNQPPSICPTPPKKRGVPDYLVHPERWTHYSLEDVPESSDQTNRMAAHHFLSSLQPERKQDSPCNVQQKMVFSRPKRPLRDQLPADQQGNEKGLHLSHLAEEEEEEEEEVGRKRKEAGGRTGKILETTDRGGKAEEKGVGSAEEKMMEDCSPGFNSFRKLKRKVYRKSSGHEDN; the protein is encoded by the coding sequence atgaccaatcacagacaCCCCGGTGATGATGTGGACGAGCTGTCGGCCAGCGATGAGTCGGAGCCTGAAGAGCAGCCCAGCAGAGCTCCCTTTGACCCGGAGCTGGACCACAGCGGCGATGACGGGGAGGTCCTCGCTCCAGCTGCCGCCCCCACGGCTCAGAGCTCCTTCATCCTGAGCGGAGCCAGCTCGGCCTTCTCACACCGCAGCCGTAGCATCTTCCACAGCCTGGACAGCCTGGAGAGACAGCCTGCCTCGTCTCTGAACCAGCCTCCGTCCATCTGCCCCACACCACCCAAGAAGAGGGGCGTCCCAGACTACCTGGTGCACCCCGAGCGTTGGACCCACTACAGTCTTGAGGACGTTCCTGAGAGCAGCGATCAGACCAACCGCATGGCGGCGCACCACTTCCTGTCCAGTTTGCAGCCAGAGAGGAAGCAGGACTCCCCCTGCAATGTCCAGCAGAAGATGGTCTTCTCCAGACCCAAGAGACCGCTGAGGGACCAGCTTCCAGCCGATCAGCAGGGGAACGAGAAGGGGCTGCACCTCAGCCACctggcagaggaggaggaggaagaggaggaggaggtaggcCGGAAAAGAAAAGAGGCTGGAGGAAGAACTGGAAAAATCCTAGAAACGACAGACAGAGGAGGGAAAGCTGAGGAGAAAGGAGTGGGTTCAGCAGAGGAGAAGATGATGGAGGACTGCAGCCCTGGATTCAACTCCTTCCGGAAGCTGAAGAGGAAGGTTTACAGGAAGAGCTCAGGACACGAGGACAACTGA